Proteins encoded in a region of the Pseudomonas sp. PDNC002 genome:
- a CDS encoding sensor domain-containing diguanylate cyclase, with the protein MESLYFSPMLLGLNLMLASAIACTGLWYFARPYRGPGLWMSGAWTLIVGILLFMGFMASGNKLLNILGNATQLAGEALLLLGVYRFLGLPPPWWTVPASAAAMTVALSWHWWVAPINSEYLIAIYAGIGGLLPIQACLILLRTQGEIELRGVRRFVAAALGAYALVTLARSGIGLHDGLHGIEHVDVTRSFSYLLPYNFGVPLWVIALVGMALMTMRRILADSQRHARDAAASAERFERLMQVAHAGMLVLRDGKVVDANPMLERMLLWPRERLIGQDFSELFVGEVQEDLHELLAAADGKPHDILAMRDDGSTFAAELSVERLAGGQQRVAEIRDVSHHKALENQLRQLATLDPLTSALNRRAFQAQAEHELARSARYGSPLSLAILDLDHFKRINDQYGHAAGDRALCQFSELCRRLARSTDLFARFGGEEFVFLLPSTDADAARHFLDRLRENLQSLRLDVEGGELRVSVSIGLVSVEQACDLAQLLEGADRALYQAKANGRNRLESAQL; encoded by the coding sequence GTGGAATCCCTGTACTTCTCACCGATGCTGCTCGGCCTCAACCTGATGCTCGCCAGCGCCATCGCCTGCACCGGCCTCTGGTACTTCGCCCGCCCCTACCGAGGCCCCGGCCTGTGGATGAGCGGCGCCTGGACTCTGATCGTCGGCATTCTGTTGTTCATGGGCTTCATGGCCAGCGGCAACAAGCTGCTGAACATCCTTGGCAACGCCACACAGCTGGCTGGTGAAGCGCTCCTGCTGCTGGGCGTGTACCGCTTCCTCGGTCTGCCGCCACCCTGGTGGACAGTCCCCGCCAGCGCAGCCGCGATGACCGTGGCGTTGTCCTGGCACTGGTGGGTCGCACCGATCAATTCCGAGTACCTGATCGCCATCTATGCCGGCATCGGCGGCCTGTTGCCGATCCAGGCCTGCCTGATTCTGCTGCGCACTCAAGGCGAGATCGAATTGCGCGGCGTGCGCCGCTTCGTGGCCGCCGCCCTGGGTGCGTACGCCCTGGTCACCCTGGCGCGTTCCGGCATCGGCCTGCACGATGGCTTGCACGGCATCGAGCACGTCGACGTCACCCGCTCCTTCAGCTACCTGCTGCCTTACAACTTCGGCGTTCCGTTGTGGGTGATCGCCCTGGTCGGCATGGCCCTGATGACCATGCGCCGGATCCTCGCCGACAGCCAACGCCACGCCCGCGATGCCGCCGCCAGCGCCGAGCGTTTCGAGCGGCTGATGCAGGTCGCCCATGCCGGCATGCTGGTGCTGCGCGACGGCAAGGTGGTGGACGCCAACCCGATGCTCGAACGCATGCTGCTCTGGCCCCGCGAGCGGCTGATCGGCCAGGACTTCAGTGAACTCTTCGTCGGCGAAGTTCAGGAAGACCTGCACGAGCTTCTCGCCGCTGCAGACGGTAAGCCCCACGACATATTGGCCATGCGTGACGACGGCAGCACCTTCGCCGCAGAGCTGAGCGTCGAGCGCCTGGCCGGCGGTCAACAGCGGGTCGCGGAAATCCGTGACGTCAGCCACCACAAGGCCCTGGAAAACCAGCTGCGCCAGCTGGCCACGCTCGATCCCCTGACCAGCGCGCTCAACCGCCGGGCCTTCCAGGCCCAGGCCGAGCACGAGCTGGCCCGCAGCGCACGCTATGGCTCGCCGTTGAGCCTGGCGATACTCGACCTCGATCACTTCAAGCGGATCAACGACCAGTACGGCCACGCCGCCGGTGACCGAGCGCTTTGCCAGTTCAGCGAACTGTGCCGGCGGCTGGCTCGCAGCACCGACCTGTTCGCCCGTTTCGGTGGAGAGGAGTTCGTCTTCCTGCTGCCCAGTACCGACGCCGATGCGGCCCGGCACTTCCTCGATCGGCTGCGGGAAAACCTGCAGAGCCTTCGCCTGGACGTCGAGGGCGGTGAGTTGCGGGTCAGCGTCAGCATCGGGCTGGTCTCGGTGGAGCAGGCCTGCGACCTGGCGCAATTGCTCGAGGGCGCCGACCGGGCGCTTTACCAGGCCAAGGCCAACGGTCGCAACCGGCTGGAAAGCGCCCAGCTCTGA
- a CDS encoding DoxX-like family protein: MTSAAIARLALGVVFLYHGLVPKLLFLSPDEVRMIEAHGWPLSTQRIAEVAGATEIVLALAILLLRRSRWPLWLAAAALVGLLVDVALFAPELLLGAFNPVSTNIAALALCAIALLGERDAHRSRPARLR, from the coding sequence ATGACTAGCGCGGCCATCGCGCGCCTGGCGCTGGGCGTGGTGTTCCTCTACCACGGCCTGGTGCCCAAGCTGCTGTTCCTCAGTCCTGACGAAGTCCGGATGATCGAGGCCCACGGCTGGCCGCTGTCCACCCAGCGCATCGCCGAGGTGGCCGGCGCCACCGAGATCGTCCTGGCGCTGGCCATCCTGCTGCTGCGCCGCAGCCGCTGGCCACTATGGCTGGCGGCGGCTGCACTGGTGGGCCTGCTGGTGGATGTGGCGCTGTTCGCCCCGGAATTGCTGCTGGGCGCCTTCAATCCGGTCTCCACCAATATCGCCGCCCTGGCGTTGTGCGCCATCGCCCTGCTGGGCGAGCGGGACGCGCACCGGTCGCGCCCCGCACGGTTGCGTTAG
- a CDS encoding DUF3237 domain-containing protein produces MKLEPLMEMSVKASVPLEIGRVPQGQRLISAAGGGTFKGQRLSGEVLPGGGDWILVDSDGGWHLEVRLVLRTDDGARILMQHNGLLVANPKTIHAVSRGDSTEFGDTYFMIQPRFEVGDDRYRWLNHQLAVGEGRLGPGWVEYRLYSLANG; encoded by the coding sequence ATGAAGCTCGAGCCGCTGATGGAGATGAGTGTGAAGGCCAGCGTGCCGCTGGAGATCGGCCGCGTGCCCCAGGGCCAACGGCTGATTTCGGCAGCCGGTGGGGGGACCTTCAAGGGGCAGCGCCTGAGCGGCGAAGTGCTGCCCGGCGGCGGCGACTGGATACTGGTGGACAGCGACGGTGGCTGGCACCTGGAGGTGCGCCTGGTACTGCGCACCGACGACGGCGCGCGTATCCTGATGCAGCACAATGGCCTGCTGGTGGCCAACCCGAAGACCATTCATGCGGTCTCGCGGGGGGACAGCACCGAGTTCGGCGATACCTATTTCATGATCCAGCCGCGCTTCGAAGTGGGCGATGACCGCTACCGCTGGCTCAACCACCAACTGGCGGTGGGCGAGGGCCGGCTGGGGCCGGGCTGGGTCGAATACCGTTTGTACTCACTCGCCAATGGATGA
- a CDS encoding AraC family transcriptional regulator gives MHKDNWIDLLQDADTGIQSLRAHFKGHAYDPHWHDSYLIGYTESGVQQFRSRNQRYISTTGKVFFLEPGDIHDGDAPTEGGFTYRTLYLDAPWLEREIATLFEEAPGNCQLAVPELLIDDPRLARRVDNAFQAVHGNDLKIVRQTAIDDLLDGMTRHLHWRQRATTQTHLPLVAQRARDYLHANLTADIGLDDVARASGCDRFRLTRAFKQAFGLPPHAYLIQLRLARARQLLGRGLAPADIAADLGFADQSHLGRWFRRAYGVTPAYYRNRCSKLPD, from the coding sequence GACCTGCTGCAGGATGCCGACACCGGCATCCAGAGCCTGCGCGCGCACTTCAAGGGCCACGCCTACGACCCGCACTGGCACGACAGCTACCTGATCGGCTACACCGAATCCGGCGTCCAGCAGTTCCGCAGCCGCAACCAGCGCTACATCAGCACCACCGGCAAGGTGTTCTTCCTCGAGCCCGGCGACATCCATGACGGCGACGCGCCCACCGAAGGCGGGTTCACCTATCGCACCCTGTACCTCGACGCGCCCTGGCTGGAGCGGGAAATCGCCACGCTGTTCGAAGAGGCGCCGGGCAACTGCCAATTGGCCGTACCCGAGCTGCTGATCGACGATCCGCGATTGGCGCGACGCGTCGACAATGCCTTCCAGGCGGTGCACGGCAACGACCTGAAGATCGTTCGCCAGACCGCCATCGACGACCTCCTCGACGGCATGACCCGACACCTGCATTGGCGCCAGCGCGCCACCACGCAGACACACCTGCCGCTGGTAGCGCAGCGCGCGCGGGATTACCTGCACGCCAACCTGACCGCCGACATCGGCCTCGACGACGTGGCACGCGCCAGCGGCTGCGACCGCTTCCGGCTGACCCGCGCCTTCAAGCAGGCCTTCGGCCTGCCGCCCCATGCCTATCTGATCCAGCTGCGCCTGGCCCGTGCGCGCCAGCTGCTCGGACGCGGCCTGGCGCCAGCGGACATCGCCGCCGACCTCGGCTTCGCTGACCAGAGCCATCTGGGCCGCTGGTTCCGCCGCGCCTATGGTGTGACGCCCGCCTACTACCGCAATCGCTGCTCAAAGCTTCCAGACTGA
- a CDS encoding LysE family translocator, giving the protein MHLAQLSQWLPFLLFAFVASITPGPTNLLIFSNSARFGWSAALPIMLGGCGAAAALVLAVGSGLGEALASLPRVQQGMSVAGVLWLSWLAWQIFRSPPADLARDGNAARLGLVGAAALQLVNPKTWMMALAVISVYAGHGVDRLDRVQLLSLLFFLVSLPCMAVWAGLGIGSQRLLSPTQMQRLNQLMAVLLLVSAWAGALL; this is encoded by the coding sequence ATGCACCTCGCCCAGCTCAGCCAGTGGCTGCCCTTCCTGCTCTTCGCTTTCGTCGCCTCGATCACCCCCGGCCCGACCAATCTGCTGATTTTCAGCAACAGCGCGCGCTTCGGCTGGAGCGCCGCGTTGCCGATCATGCTCGGTGGATGTGGCGCCGCAGCGGCGCTGGTGCTGGCGGTGGGCAGCGGTCTGGGCGAAGCCCTCGCCAGCTTGCCGCGCGTGCAGCAGGGCATGAGCGTGGCCGGCGTGCTCTGGCTGAGCTGGCTGGCCTGGCAGATCTTCCGCAGCCCGCCAGCAGACCTCGCGCGGGACGGCAATGCCGCGCGCCTGGGCCTGGTCGGCGCCGCCGCACTGCAGTTGGTCAACCCGAAGACCTGGATGATGGCGCTGGCGGTGATCAGCGTGTACGCCGGCCATGGCGTCGACCGACTGGACCGCGTGCAACTGCTGTCGCTGCTGTTCTTCCTCGTGTCGCTTCCCTGCATGGCGGTCTGGGCCGGACTGGGCATCGGCAGCCAGCGCCTGCTTTCACCGACGCAGATGCAGCGGCTCAACCAGCTGATGGCGGTCCTGCTGCTGGTGTCGGCCTGGGCCGGGGCGCTGCTCTGA
- a CDS encoding LysR substrate-binding domain-containing protein — MDRFSSLAMFVASAETGSFSRAAEQLGKTPSAVTKAVGQLEIEVGARLFERTTRSMSLTEAGQLYLDGAREVLARMRETTEEIAQLQHSLRGVLRITGPLIVGPVFLDQACAEFLDLHPDVRLQVDLSDSYVDLLDGRYDLALRMGNSDLPGLIAQPLAESRLAMCASPAYLARRGAPRHPSEIVDHDCLVYRHPALDDRWWFDVEGERFSTPRNGRLNSDNQAVLLTACLAGHGLLPCPHWSVLEHLRSGRLVTVLDDYFFEPDTFGAQILAVYPSNRRATRKIHAFIEHLREYLRRDGIL; from the coding sequence ATGGACAGATTCAGCAGCCTGGCGATGTTCGTCGCCAGCGCCGAGACCGGCAGTTTCAGCCGTGCCGCCGAGCAACTGGGCAAGACGCCCTCGGCGGTGACCAAGGCAGTCGGCCAGCTGGAGATCGAAGTCGGCGCGCGCCTGTTCGAGCGCACCACCCGCAGCATGTCGCTCACCGAGGCCGGCCAGCTCTATCTGGACGGTGCCCGCGAAGTGCTGGCGCGGATGCGCGAGACCACCGAGGAAATCGCCCAGCTACAGCACAGCCTGCGCGGCGTACTGCGTATCACCGGGCCGCTGATCGTCGGCCCGGTGTTCCTCGACCAGGCCTGCGCCGAGTTTCTCGACCTGCACCCGGACGTGCGCCTGCAGGTGGACCTCTCCGACAGCTACGTCGACCTGCTCGACGGCCGCTACGACCTCGCCCTGCGCATGGGCAACAGCGACCTGCCGGGACTGATCGCCCAGCCGTTGGCCGAAAGCCGCCTGGCCATGTGCGCCAGCCCGGCGTACCTTGCGCGGCGCGGAGCGCCCCGGCATCCGAGTGAGATCGTCGACCACGATTGCCTGGTCTACCGCCATCCGGCGCTGGATGATCGCTGGTGGTTCGACGTGGAAGGGGAGCGCTTTTCCACTCCGCGCAACGGTCGCCTGAACAGCGACAACCAGGCGGTGCTGTTGACCGCCTGCCTCGCCGGGCACGGCCTGCTGCCATGCCCGCACTGGAGTGTGCTGGAACACCTGCGCAGCGGTCGGCTGGTGACGGTGCTGGATGACTATTTCTTCGAGCCGGACACCTTCGGCGCGCAGATCCTGGCCGTGTACCCAAGCAACCGCCGGGCGACGCGCAAGATCCACGCGTTCATCGAGCACCTGCGCGAGTATCTGCGGCGCGACGGCATCCTCTGA
- a CDS encoding class I SAM-dependent methyltransferase has product MERIGLRGTPETLLITLYAKAKESELPDSLLRDRFSRQAVEQIDYDFARLHIGRAEQVGIALRAKLFDDWVRDFLVANPACVVLQLGCGLDSRVFRIDPPASVEWFEVDYPEVIALRERLYPPREHCHMLATALTAPDWWRSLPVGLPVLVIAEGVLPYIEGNDVFWLLRALVGHFGHGELVFDGYTPLGIRLLQRNPMIRKTGAVLHWGIDEPSDLEAQVPGLRFTEAIAAYDWQQIDRLSLGMRLLYRITLAVPALRRMGRLLRYRFG; this is encoded by the coding sequence GTGGAACGCATCGGCCTGCGCGGGACGCCGGAAACCCTGCTGATTACCCTCTATGCCAAGGCGAAGGAAAGCGAGCTACCCGACAGCCTGCTGCGCGACCGTTTCTCGCGGCAGGCCGTGGAGCAGATCGACTACGACTTCGCCCGCCTGCACATCGGCCGCGCGGAGCAGGTGGGCATTGCGTTGCGGGCCAAGCTGTTCGACGACTGGGTGCGCGACTTCCTCGTCGCCAATCCCGCGTGCGTCGTCCTGCAATTGGGCTGCGGGCTGGACAGCCGGGTGTTTCGTATCGATCCGCCGGCCAGCGTGGAGTGGTTCGAGGTGGACTATCCCGAGGTCATCGCCTTGCGCGAGCGCCTGTACCCGCCACGGGAGCACTGCCACATGCTGGCGACTGCACTGACCGCGCCGGACTGGTGGCGGTCGCTTCCGGTGGGGCTGCCGGTGCTGGTCATCGCCGAGGGTGTGCTGCCCTATATCGAGGGCAACGACGTGTTCTGGCTGTTGCGCGCGCTGGTGGGGCATTTCGGCCATGGCGAGCTGGTGTTCGACGGTTACACGCCCCTGGGGATTCGCCTTTTGCAGCGTAATCCGATGATCCGCAAGACCGGCGCCGTCCTGCACTGGGGCATCGACGAGCCGAGCGATCTGGAGGCACAGGTGCCGGGCTTGCGCTTCACGGAGGCGATCGCCGCCTACGATTGGCAGCAGATCGACCGGTTGTCGCTGGGCATGCGCCTGCTCTACCGGATCACCCTGGCGGTCCCCGCGCTGCGTCGCATGGGCCGGCTCCTGCGTTATCGCTTCGGCTGA
- a CDS encoding thiol-disulfide oxidoreductase DCC family protein produces MALPPNMQRDDKVVLFDGTCRLCNGWSRFLLLHDREHRIKLCSVQSDEGQAILDWFGLPTEYFDTMLYVDGREGFERSDAFLRVIGQLPAPWNWLRVLWLIPRPLRDWCYDRIALNRYRLFGREDQCLVPSPQYRGRFLGND; encoded by the coding sequence ATGGCTCTGCCCCCCAACATGCAGCGTGACGACAAGGTGGTGCTGTTCGACGGCACCTGCCGTCTGTGCAACGGCTGGAGCCGCTTCCTCCTGCTGCACGACCGCGAGCACCGGATAAAGCTGTGCAGCGTGCAGTCCGACGAGGGCCAGGCGATCCTCGATTGGTTCGGCCTGCCCACCGAGTATTTCGACACCATGCTCTATGTCGATGGCCGTGAAGGTTTCGAGCGCAGCGACGCCTTCCTGCGGGTGATCGGCCAGTTGCCGGCGCCCTGGAACTGGCTGCGCGTGCTCTGGCTGATTCCCCGGCCGTTGCGTGACTGGTGCTATGACCGTATCGCCCTCAACCGCTATCGCCTGTTCGGCCGCGAAGACCAGTGCCTGGTGCCCTCGCCGCAGTACCGCGGGCGTTTCCTCGGCAATGACTAG
- a CDS encoding TorF family putative porin, with translation MNRPHWLAGALLACAPLTSALAVELGHDFNLQIDTALVSDYRTRGISQTQGDPAVQVGATLQHASGAYLGVWSSNVDFGADFKTRQEVDYYGGWYWQANDDIALDLGYIKYAYPKESQFNQSDTYAILHAYGFEVAAYYGNDYPTYFGEDQANLYTYLAYNAELPAEFKLRVRYGRNDAKDPLYLSGSGETRDTYHEWEAKLSHEWVGFDWAVSYIDTDLSQNECRTQFGFGDACTATVVASVSRSF, from the coding sequence ATGAATCGCCCCCATTGGCTGGCCGGCGCGCTGCTCGCCTGCGCGCCGCTCACCTCCGCCCTGGCCGTCGAGCTGGGCCACGACTTCAACCTGCAGATCGACACCGCCCTGGTCAGCGACTACCGCACCCGTGGCATCTCGCAGACCCAGGGCGACCCGGCCGTCCAGGTCGGCGCCACCCTGCAGCACGCCTCCGGCGCCTACCTGGGCGTGTGGAGCTCCAACGTCGACTTCGGCGCCGACTTCAAGACCCGCCAGGAAGTGGACTACTACGGCGGCTGGTACTGGCAGGCCAACGACGATATCGCCCTGGACCTGGGCTACATCAAGTACGCCTACCCCAAGGAAAGCCAGTTCAACCAGAGCGACACCTACGCCATCCTCCACGCCTACGGCTTCGAAGTGGCCGCCTATTACGGCAACGACTACCCCACCTATTTCGGCGAGGACCAGGCCAACCTCTACACCTACCTGGCCTACAACGCCGAGCTGCCGGCCGAATTCAAGCTGCGCGTACGCTACGGCCGCAACGACGCCAAGGACCCGCTCTACCTGTCCGGCAGCGGCGAAACCCGCGATACCTACCATGAGTGGGAAGCCAAGCTGAGCCATGAATGGGTGGGCTTCGACTGGGCGGTGAGCTACATCGACACCGACCTGTCGCAGAACGAATGCCGGACCCAGTTCGGCTTCGGCGACGCCTGCACGGCCACGGTGGTGGCCAGCGTTTCCCGGTCGTTCTAA
- a CDS encoding amidohydrolase: protein MHGMLKGALALAIALGTFEAQAQNADLILYNAKVFTAEPGQPMQQAVAVADGKVLQVGSNEDIRKLAGTGSKQVDLGGKVLMPGFIDSHSHSIFGGLELISASLLDEQMDLDAFEKRLKQDRDSGKAKVHDTVVMNGMNSSYWSQADGLAKRFNQGEWKDTPVVLIGSDHHTAWANAAMLKRAGLDAKRVRSLSPLEQQNVAHDKSFNPTGFLVDSGFDLVAAAMPVPDTATMDRAGVAAVKYNNSLGITAWMDPAANGSPGEALFAIKPTEKTVGVLPVYRDLARDGQLTAHVAALQVVNPKSSPADLDVIEKVRQQFQGIPNLTLPGIKVFADGVIEFPAQSAALLEDYKNSHKPGELLIDPKHFGELVSAADARGWLVHIHAIGDRAVRESLNGIAQARKDRQSGVTHSITHLQLVNPKDFPRFKELGVIASMQLDWATAEVYTVELVKPYIADEAYRYMYPAKSLLDNGATIAGASDWPVSTPDPLKAIYQAVTRQGEEGVLNAAERVDRQTMFYAYTRNAAQTIGLGDKIGTLAPGKQADMVVLDRDVFTVPDQQLDEARVLHTLFEGREIYRAEDQPAL from the coding sequence ATGCACGGCATGCTCAAAGGGGCGCTGGCACTCGCTATCGCACTCGGTACTTTTGAAGCACAGGCACAGAACGCAGACCTGATTCTGTACAACGCCAAGGTCTTCACCGCCGAACCCGGCCAGCCTATGCAGCAGGCGGTCGCGGTCGCCGACGGCAAGGTGCTGCAGGTGGGTTCCAACGAGGACATCCGCAAGCTCGCCGGCACCGGCAGCAAGCAGGTCGACCTGGGCGGCAAGGTACTGATGCCCGGCTTCATCGACAGCCACTCGCACTCGATCTTCGGCGGCCTGGAGCTGATCTCCGCCAGCCTGCTGGACGAGCAGATGGACCTCGACGCCTTCGAGAAGCGCCTGAAGCAGGACCGCGACAGCGGCAAGGCCAAGGTGCACGACACCGTGGTCATGAACGGCATGAACTCCAGCTACTGGTCCCAGGCCGACGGCCTGGCCAAGCGCTTCAACCAGGGCGAGTGGAAAGACACGCCCGTGGTGCTGATCGGCAGCGACCACCACACCGCCTGGGCCAATGCCGCGATGCTCAAGCGCGCCGGACTCGATGCCAAGCGCGTGCGCAGCCTGAGCCCGCTGGAACAGCAGAACGTCGCCCACGACAAGTCGTTCAACCCCACCGGCTTCCTGGTCGACTCCGGCTTCGATCTGGTCGCCGCCGCGATGCCGGTACCCGATACCGCCACCATGGACCGCGCCGGCGTCGCCGCAGTGAAGTACAACAACAGCCTCGGCATCACCGCCTGGATGGACCCGGCGGCCAACGGCAGCCCGGGTGAGGCGCTGTTCGCCATCAAGCCCACCGAGAAGACCGTCGGCGTGCTGCCGGTGTACCGCGACCTGGCTCGCGATGGCCAGCTCACCGCCCACGTCGCCGCGCTGCAGGTGGTCAATCCCAAGAGCAGCCCGGCCGATCTTGACGTCATCGAGAAGGTCCGCCAGCAGTTCCAGGGCATTCCGAACCTGACGCTGCCCGGCATCAAGGTGTTCGCCGACGGCGTGATCGAGTTCCCGGCGCAGTCCGCCGCGCTGCTGGAGGACTACAAGAACAGCCACAAGCCGGGCGAACTATTGATCGATCCGAAGCACTTCGGCGAGCTGGTCAGCGCCGCCGATGCGCGCGGCTGGCTGGTCCACATCCACGCCATCGGCGACCGTGCGGTGCGCGAATCGCTCAACGGTATCGCGCAGGCACGCAAGGATCGGCAAAGCGGTGTGACCCACTCGATCACCCACCTGCAACTGGTCAATCCCAAGGACTTCCCACGCTTCAAGGAGCTTGGGGTGATCGCCTCGATGCAACTGGATTGGGCCACCGCCGAGGTCTACACGGTGGAGCTGGTGAAGCCCTACATCGCCGACGAGGCGTACCGCTACATGTACCCGGCGAAATCCCTGCTGGACAACGGCGCCACCATCGCCGGCGCCAGCGACTGGCCGGTGTCCACGCCTGATCCGCTGAAAGCCATCTACCAGGCCGTCACCCGCCAGGGCGAGGAAGGCGTACTCAACGCCGCCGAGCGCGTGGACCGCCAGACCATGTTCTATGCCTACACCCGCAACGCCGCGCAGACCATCGGCCTGGGCGACAAGATCGGCACCCTGGCCCCCGGCAAGCAGGCCGACATGGTGGTGCTCGACCGCGACGTGTTCACCGTGCCCGACCAGCAACTGGACGAGGCCCGCGTGCTCCACACCCTGTTCGAAGGGCGCGAAATCTACCGCGCCGAAGACCAACCGGCTCTCTGA